ACCCGCTTCCGACGGTTTCTACCCCCTCCACCTGGCCTGTTTTTTCGGCCGCGCGGAAACCGTCGAGCTGCTGCTGGCGAGAGATGTAGACGCCAACGCCGCCACTGCAAATCAGATCCGTCCCCTCCACTCGGCCATGGCCAACGGCGACGCCGCCAGCCGGAGGCGCATCGCAAGAATGCTGCTCAAAGCGGGAGCCGATCCCAACGCCCAGCAGCAGGGAGGCTTCACGGCCCTCCATTCAGCCGCCCTTCACGGCGACAAGGACATGGCGGAA
This genomic stretch from Acidobacteriota bacterium harbors:
- a CDS encoding ankyrin repeat domain-containing protein, giving the protein MSEAFFEAIQKGDAERVREMVKADASLASARNEQGISAPLFALYNQQFEVADAIASARDDLDVFEAAAMGETGRVKDLVDELPQRAVEPASDGFYPLHLACFFGRAETVELLLARDVDANAATANQIRPLHSAMANGDAASRRRIARMLLKAGADPNAQQQGGFTALHSAALHGDKDMAE